One genomic window of Cupriavidus metallidurans CH34 includes the following:
- a CDS encoding glycosyltransferase family 2 protein, whose amino-acid sequence MSSDKRLQGTVSVVVPIFNEEQVLPLFHARLGAVLGTLPYTSEVIYVDDGSRDRTLDVLRTIRGADEKVGIIELSRNFGKEAALTAGLDVACGDAVVVIDADLQDPPELIPTLINKWEQGFDVVYATRRTREGESFLKKATAHCFYRLMGKVSDIDIPADTGDFRLMSQRAVAAIGQLREQNRFMKGLYAWIGYRQTSILYDRDARASGKTKFNYRRLLKLAIDGVTGFSTIPLRIATSVGLIVAVPAFWMALYTVGKTLLFGDPVRGYPSLMTVVLMLGGLQLFFLGILGEYVGRLFNEAKRRPLYLVAGYTPAREMDEEGIPFRRVSDATRSMDVVVRAVRRADSVEHSPAPLDIASSEVRKNWT is encoded by the coding sequence ATGAGTTCGGATAAGCGGTTGCAGGGAACAGTATCGGTGGTCGTTCCCATTTTCAATGAGGAGCAGGTCTTGCCCCTGTTCCATGCGCGTCTCGGCGCCGTCCTGGGAACCCTTCCCTATACGTCGGAAGTTATCTACGTGGACGATGGAAGCCGGGATCGGACCCTCGATGTGCTCAGGACAATACGGGGCGCCGATGAGAAAGTCGGCATCATCGAATTGAGCCGGAATTTCGGCAAGGAAGCCGCATTGACCGCGGGATTGGATGTCGCGTGCGGCGACGCCGTCGTCGTCATCGACGCCGATCTGCAGGATCCGCCGGAACTGATCCCCACCCTGATTAACAAGTGGGAGCAAGGTTTCGATGTCGTCTACGCGACCCGGCGGACCCGGGAGGGCGAATCCTTCCTGAAGAAAGCCACGGCCCACTGCTTCTATCGCCTGATGGGGAAGGTGAGTGACATCGACATCCCCGCCGACACCGGCGATTTTCGTCTGATGAGCCAGCGCGCGGTCGCGGCCATCGGCCAGCTCCGCGAACAGAACCGTTTCATGAAAGGTCTGTACGCGTGGATTGGGTACCGACAGACCTCTATCCTCTACGACCGGGATGCGCGCGCTTCGGGAAAAACGAAGTTCAACTACCGCCGCTTGTTGAAGCTCGCGATCGATGGCGTCACGGGATTCTCGACAATTCCTCTGCGGATCGCCACGTCGGTCGGCTTGATCGTCGCTGTCCCGGCGTTTTGGATGGCGCTCTATACCGTTGGCAAAACGCTGCTATTCGGCGATCCGGTGCGAGGCTATCCGTCCCTGATGACCGTCGTGTTGATGCTTGGCGGACTGCAACTCTTCTTCCTGGGCATCCTTGGCGAATATGTGGGCCGTCTGTTCAACGAAGCCAAGCGCCGGCCGCTCTATCTCGTTGCGGGCTATACCCCCGCTAGAGAGATGGATGAGGAGGGTATCCCATTCCGAAGGGTCTCGGATGCAACGAGGTCTATGGATGTTGTCGTCAGGGCTGTGCGGCGTGCGGATTCGGTGGAACATTCTCCCGCGCCCCTTGACATTGCATCGTCGGAAGTAAGAAAGAATTGGACGTGA
- a CDS encoding copper/silver resistance protein SilD, which produces MHASYRRHWIAAFLLISFLTVQLAAAAYACEGSRYALSLTASMTGMAESCPDMAIKRGHSHAGLCQAHCHQDSKSADHASPQLPVFQAASVSPVATPDLTPILGGYRLATGNPVPRPPPRPLAILHCCFRI; this is translated from the coding sequence ATGCACGCCTCCTATCGCCGGCACTGGATTGCCGCATTCCTGTTGATTTCGTTCCTGACAGTTCAACTGGCAGCGGCCGCCTACGCCTGTGAGGGCAGCCGGTATGCGCTGAGCCTGACGGCGAGCATGACCGGGATGGCGGAATCCTGTCCGGACATGGCAATCAAGCGGGGCCATTCGCATGCAGGCCTGTGCCAGGCGCATTGCCACCAGGACAGCAAATCTGCCGATCATGCGAGCCCGCAACTGCCCGTATTCCAGGCGGCCTCGGTTAGCCCGGTAGCCACACCTGACCTGACACCGATCCTTGGCGGGTATCGGCTGGCCACGGGCAACCCCGTCCCACGACCGCCTCCCCGCCCGCTCGCGATCCTCCATTGCTGTTTCCGCATTTAG
- a CDS encoding class I SAM-dependent methyltransferase — protein sequence MAPAMLADHDGYHEPLFEEYEKLEATHFWFVHRRRLILDVLQSHFPTLRSFMDIGCGTAENLKAIEQRFPHARICGGEASLQALASARNKSNAQFIQMDARALPFTAAFDVIGAFDVIEHVDDDKRVLAEMYRACRAGGGLILTVPQHPSLWSHLDDAAKHKRRYTYSELLGKVRAAGFQPVYATSFMSLLLPAMALSRLQQRLKPPKDAVDDGFRIGTTLNRIFGGICAAERQLILAGLRFSLGGSLLVAARKPS from the coding sequence ATGGCGCCGGCCATGCTGGCCGACCATGATGGCTATCACGAACCTCTCTTCGAGGAGTACGAAAAGCTCGAAGCCACACACTTTTGGTTCGTTCATCGGCGGCGGCTGATTCTTGACGTCCTGCAGAGCCATTTCCCGACACTCAGGTCCTTCATGGACATCGGGTGCGGGACCGCCGAGAACCTCAAGGCCATCGAGCAGCGCTTTCCGCATGCGCGCATTTGCGGTGGGGAGGCGTCGCTGCAGGCACTGGCCTCGGCCCGCAACAAGTCCAACGCCCAGTTCATCCAGATGGACGCCCGCGCGCTGCCCTTTACCGCTGCCTTTGATGTGATCGGGGCGTTCGATGTGATCGAACACGTCGACGACGATAAGCGTGTCTTGGCAGAGATGTACCGGGCTTGTCGCGCTGGCGGCGGCCTCATCCTTACCGTGCCCCAGCATCCTAGCCTGTGGAGCCATCTTGACGATGCGGCGAAGCACAAGCGACGCTACACATACAGTGAGTTGCTTGGCAAGGTGCGGGCCGCCGGATTCCAGCCCGTCTACGCCACCTCCTTCATGTCGCTGCTTCTGCCGGCGATGGCGCTCTCGAGATTGCAGCAAAGGCTCAAGCCGCCCAAGGACGCTGTGGACGACGGCTTCCGAATTGGCACGACGCTTAACCGCATTTTCGGCGGCATCTGTGCCGCCGAGCGACAGTTGATTCTTGCCGGTCTGAGGTTTTCGCTAGGCGGCTCCCTACTTGTCGCCGCGAGGAAGCCTTCGTGA
- a CDS encoding TolC family protein: MFLRFPLARGRRWSLALSLIAAAHPGWAQSAAPLSLQEAVVLASAHASDAETSRAAIQSALEMAVAGRQLPDPVLKVGVNNVPADGRDRFSIGTESMTMRSISVMQELTRSAKREARARRFEAEASSAQAQRTAALAAVQRGAAQAWLDRLYAERATVVLAEQAQSIGLMIDAARAAYRGNRGPRTDILTAELELQQLRDREDEARAAVSTARAMLQRWVGDAAVRPLGDSPTLAIPAWLANLDGSVVSQLPDVATAEAQVGVAEAEGSVARENRIPDVSVELMYSQRGPAYSNMVSVNLSLPLPWDRKNRQDRELAAKLSQADAARAQAEAVRRGLQGQLRGKRAELGLNQSRLERYRDVTVPLARTQTEAALTAYRAGAGTLSAVADASRKALNLSLERLKLEAATARLWAELNFLMPLATEAMPASTQGDQP; the protein is encoded by the coding sequence ATGTTTTTGCGTTTTCCCCTAGCGCGCGGGCGGCGGTGGTCGCTCGCCCTCTCGCTCATCGCGGCCGCCCATCCCGGATGGGCGCAATCGGCCGCACCCCTGTCGTTGCAGGAAGCCGTGGTGCTCGCCTCGGCGCATGCCTCGGACGCTGAGACGTCGCGCGCAGCAATCCAATCCGCCTTGGAAATGGCGGTTGCGGGCAGGCAACTGCCGGACCCGGTTCTCAAGGTTGGCGTCAACAACGTGCCCGCCGATGGACGGGATCGCTTCTCAATCGGCACGGAATCGATGACGATGCGCTCGATCAGCGTGATGCAGGAACTGACGCGATCAGCCAAGCGTGAAGCGCGCGCACGACGCTTCGAGGCCGAGGCCTCGTCGGCGCAGGCGCAACGCACGGCCGCGCTCGCCGCCGTACAGCGTGGCGCGGCACAGGCGTGGCTCGATCGGCTCTATGCCGAGCGGGCAACCGTCGTGCTGGCGGAACAGGCGCAGTCCATCGGGCTGATGATCGACGCTGCCCGCGCTGCCTATCGTGGCAACCGCGGCCCCCGGACCGATATCCTGACCGCTGAACTTGAGTTGCAGCAATTGCGCGACCGGGAGGACGAGGCGCGCGCCGCTGTGTCGACAGCCAGAGCAATGCTGCAGCGCTGGGTCGGTGACGCCGCCGTGCGCCCCCTGGGTGACAGTCCGACGCTTGCGATACCCGCGTGGCTCGCCAATCTCGATGGCAGCGTCGTGTCCCAGTTGCCCGATGTGGCCACCGCCGAGGCCCAGGTCGGCGTCGCGGAGGCCGAGGGCAGCGTGGCGCGGGAAAACAGGATTCCGGACGTCAGCGTGGAGTTGATGTACAGCCAGCGCGGCCCAGCGTACTCGAACATGGTTTCGGTCAACCTATCCCTGCCTTTGCCCTGGGATCGGAAGAACCGGCAAGATCGTGAGCTCGCCGCGAAGCTCTCACAGGCCGATGCAGCGCGAGCCCAAGCCGAAGCGGTTCGACGTGGGCTACAGGGCCAACTGCGCGGCAAGCGAGCCGAACTCGGCCTGAACCAGTCGCGGCTGGAACGTTATCGCGACGTCACGGTGCCGCTGGCCAGAACGCAGACAGAAGCAGCACTGACGGCGTATCGCGCCGGTGCCGGCACGCTCTCCGCAGTCGCCGACGCGAGCCGCAAAGCGCTCAATCTCTCGCTGGAACGCCTGAAGTTGGAGGCCGCGACGGCCCGGCTGTGGGCCGAGCTCAATTTCCTGATGCCGCTTGCGACTGAAGCAATGCCGGCATCCACGCAAGGGGATCAACCATGA
- a CDS encoding glycosyltransferase family 39 protein, whose product MKSRVLWFSLIVIAILLWFATLSIRPLYEPDEGRYAEVAREMFVSGDWATPRLNGVKFFDKPPLQYWATAAAFAVFGVSEWSARLWSSLIGASAILVAGWSATALFGRRVGLTSTLVLAGSPLWILGSNLTTTDIGVAALLGNAILVYAVAARNADRRLYPLVWGLLGLAFLAKGLIAIVLPAATIVVYAVLTRQFGLFRRRDFWIWGLFACVLALPWIVTVSVRNPEFLNYFFVHEHLARFTSSVHARNKPAWFFAAVLVAGMLPWAGVIPATVWQRYRPARRSGTFDPRLFLLVWTLIVLVFFSVSRSKLPLYILPAFPPLAVLVGDAILRVRTRWVVVGCSLMVILGILIAGLQWIPELSDKVLRRGISDLRHFSFWSTLTIGALVVGGLVAGALALSGRRGIAVAVAALASIGSLQLGLVASMAFESLSIKPIGLAVKALRRADTELFNVGQIDRGLAFYSGMLPQVVVARDELDLGYSVEPQRWIDSYATFLPRWGEPGHKLAVMREATYAQLSPDLGPESLVVARRGTTVLLEKR is encoded by the coding sequence GTGAAGTCTCGCGTTCTCTGGTTTTCGCTCATTGTCATTGCCATCTTGCTATGGTTCGCGACCCTTTCGATCCGGCCGCTCTACGAGCCGGATGAGGGGCGTTACGCCGAAGTTGCCCGGGAGATGTTCGTCTCGGGCGACTGGGCGACCCCTCGGCTGAACGGCGTCAAGTTCTTTGACAAGCCGCCACTTCAGTATTGGGCGACCGCGGCGGCGTTTGCGGTGTTTGGCGTCAGTGAATGGAGCGCGAGACTCTGGAGTTCGTTGATCGGGGCCAGTGCCATCCTGGTCGCCGGTTGGTCGGCGACGGCACTCTTCGGGCGGCGAGTGGGGCTCACCTCCACCCTGGTGCTGGCCGGCTCGCCGCTATGGATACTAGGCTCCAACCTGACCACGACAGATATCGGCGTCGCCGCACTGCTAGGCAACGCCATCCTTGTGTATGCGGTGGCGGCAAGGAATGCCGATAGACGCCTCTATCCGCTCGTCTGGGGCCTGTTGGGACTGGCCTTCCTTGCCAAAGGATTGATTGCGATCGTGCTGCCCGCCGCGACCATTGTGGTCTACGCCGTGCTCACCAGGCAGTTCGGACTGTTCAGACGTCGCGACTTCTGGATATGGGGGCTGTTCGCGTGCGTCCTCGCGCTCCCGTGGATCGTCACAGTGTCGGTTCGCAATCCGGAATTTCTCAATTATTTCTTCGTCCACGAACACCTTGCGCGCTTCACTTCCTCCGTTCATGCCCGTAACAAGCCTGCTTGGTTCTTCGCCGCGGTGCTGGTCGCGGGAATGCTGCCGTGGGCCGGCGTCATCCCCGCCACAGTCTGGCAGCGCTACCGACCTGCGAGGCGTTCGGGGACATTTGACCCGCGTTTATTCCTGTTGGTGTGGACGCTGATTGTGCTTGTCTTCTTCTCTGTCTCGCGATCGAAGCTGCCCCTGTATATCCTGCCGGCATTTCCGCCGCTCGCCGTGCTCGTTGGTGACGCCATCCTGCGCGTGCGCACGAGATGGGTAGTGGTCGGATGCTCGCTGATGGTCATACTCGGCATCCTGATCGCGGGACTGCAATGGATCCCCGAGCTATCGGACAAGGTGCTCAGGCGCGGGATCTCGGATCTTCGTCATTTCTCCTTCTGGAGCACGCTAACCATCGGCGCCCTGGTGGTTGGCGGGCTGGTTGCCGGTGCCCTTGCCCTGTCAGGTCGACGTGGCATTGCCGTTGCAGTGGCAGCTCTTGCATCGATTGGCAGCCTTCAGCTGGGGCTCGTGGCATCCATGGCCTTCGAATCCCTGTCGATCAAGCCGATTGGCCTAGCCGTCAAGGCATTGCGCCGCGCCGATACCGAACTGTTCAACGTCGGGCAGATCGATAGGGGCCTGGCGTTCTACTCCGGAATGCTTCCCCAGGTGGTGGTTGCCAGGGACGAGCTGGATCTTGGCTATTCTGTCGAGCCCCAGCGGTGGATCGATAGCTACGCGACATTCCTGCCGCGCTGGGGCGAGCCCGGACACAAGCTCGCCGTTATGCGCGAGGCAACCTATGCGCAACTGTCCCCAGACCTGGGGCCTGAGAGTCTGGTGGTGGCGCGTAGGGGCACGACGGTGCTCTTGGAGAAGCGATGA
- a CDS encoding GtrA family protein: MTVSSKFLRYLVTGATATGVHYLVLILLVRQGDIALLGSIVGSVAGLLTNYFLSSRWVFVRASDASSRFARFLAVSVLAFGLNAAFMWIGLRAGLHYLLAQVLSTFLLMLINYTLHANWTFLNRESR, translated from the coding sequence ATGACAGTGTCGTCCAAATTTCTCCGCTACCTGGTCACCGGCGCGACCGCGACCGGCGTGCATTACCTCGTGCTGATCCTGCTTGTTAGGCAGGGGGATATTGCATTGTTGGGTTCGATTGTCGGCAGCGTGGCGGGGCTCCTGACGAATTATTTCCTGAGCAGTCGGTGGGTGTTCGTGCGCGCGTCGGATGCTTCGTCGCGCTTTGCGAGATTCCTAGCAGTCTCGGTGCTCGCCTTCGGGCTTAACGCTGCGTTCATGTGGATCGGACTGCGGGCGGGGCTTCACTACCTTCTCGCACAGGTCCTGTCCACGTTTCTCCTCATGCTCATCAACTACACATTGCATGCCAATTGGACGTTCCTGAACAGGGAGTCACGATGA
- a CDS encoding porin: protein MKIRCGVVAATASLIAGTAFAQSNVTLYGVADAGIEYLSNAPSASNGSNLVRMSSGNMSTSRWGLRGSEDLGGGLKAVFELESGFSLDTAVLSSSPRLFDRAALVGLGSKYGLVTLGRQTTPIYDVGLQLDPMGFAPRYSLYRSDDIIAGRADNAVKYRGTFGGLTATALYSFSRTGGGEIPGNFKVDRNIGISLMYETGGLAVGAVYDEFRGSTVATDERKDRRALVGASYAFGPAKAFLGYRWFNGNAGTLAASGANLYWAGLRYSMTPALSLTGAAYYTDTRNSSADPLMFVASADYAFSKRTDVYMNVAYARNKNGSQLGLNGYNSLSGAPTSVAPGKNQVGAVIGVRHKF, encoded by the coding sequence ATGAAGATTCGATGTGGAGTCGTGGCTGCGACAGCCAGTTTGATTGCGGGCACGGCGTTCGCGCAGTCCAACGTGACGCTTTACGGTGTCGCGGATGCGGGTATTGAGTACCTCAGCAACGCGCCTTCTGCTAGCAATGGATCGAACTTGGTCCGCATGAGTTCCGGCAATATGTCGACGTCGCGCTGGGGTCTACGCGGTAGCGAGGATCTCGGCGGCGGTCTCAAGGCTGTGTTCGAACTCGAAAGCGGCTTCTCGCTGGATACGGCTGTGCTGAGCAGCAGCCCTCGACTGTTTGACCGGGCCGCCCTGGTTGGCCTGGGCAGCAAGTATGGTCTGGTGACCCTGGGTCGCCAAACCACGCCGATCTACGACGTGGGCCTGCAACTCGACCCCATGGGCTTCGCACCGCGCTATTCGCTGTATCGCAGCGATGACATTATTGCCGGTCGCGCCGACAATGCGGTCAAGTATCGTGGAACGTTCGGTGGCCTGACCGCCACCGCCTTGTACAGCTTCAGCCGCACAGGTGGGGGCGAGATCCCCGGAAATTTCAAAGTCGATCGTAACATCGGCATCTCGCTGATGTACGAGACCGGCGGTCTCGCCGTTGGCGCGGTCTATGACGAGTTCCGCGGCTCGACTGTGGCAACGGACGAACGAAAGGACCGTCGCGCGTTGGTGGGTGCGAGTTATGCATTCGGTCCCGCGAAGGCCTTCCTGGGGTATCGCTGGTTCAATGGTAACGCCGGCACGCTGGCTGCCAGCGGGGCTAACCTGTACTGGGCCGGTCTGCGCTACAGCATGACGCCGGCGCTGAGCCTGACGGGCGCTGCCTACTACACGGATACGCGCAACTCCAGTGCCGATCCGCTCATGTTCGTGGCGTCGGCCGACTATGCCTTCTCGAAGCGCACGGACGTCTATATGAACGTGGCCTATGCGAGGAACAAGAATGGCTCGCAGCTCGGCCTGAACGGCTACAACTCGCTTTCGGGTGCACCTACCAGTGTCGCGCCGGGCAAGAACCAGGTTGGCGCGGTCATCGGCGTACGTCACAAGTTCTAA